DNA sequence from the Elusimicrobiota bacterium genome:
TTTCCCTGCAGCGGAGCAAGAGCGGCATATTCCGCTTCGAGAGGGTTCAGCAGCAGCACAACAGTTCCCTTGCGGTGATCAACGCCGGCCACCTTCACGTTCTGCAGTATGGTGGCCGATATTTTTTCTTTTCTGTTATCTTTCATCTGCGCCTCGAACACGCTGATCACGTCCAGGTAGGCGCCCTTTTTCACCCAGGAGAGCTGGGCCTTGGGCAGTTCCATCACAAAACCGCGGTATCCCGCCACAAGGTCAGCCGCGCGGTACTTTCTCTCCGCGCGCATATGCCCCATAAAGCCCGCCGCCGCCAGAACCAGTGCCAACACAACCAGCACAGTCTTTGTTTTCATAACGCCTCCTTATTCTTCGCTTTTTCATAGGGAGGAAATTCATCCCTCCCGCTTAACCTGTAATAAAATTCAGAAGCCCGCGCCCCGGAGTCCGGAACGCTGTAGGAAGCATCCGTAAGCGGCGGGGTGATGGCGGAGCCTGCCGCCGTAACGGCGACCCGATGGGCAGGAACAGCCATTATAATAAAGACCGCCAATCCGGCGGCAAGCAGCGCTGAAGCGAAGGCCATTTTCTTCTCCCGCACCCTGCCGCGGACAGCGGCCGAGACAACCGCGCCGGCGAATGCCGGGCCGGCCGAAAGCAGAGGCGCGCCGGCGGCGGCAAGTGCCGAACGCTCCTCAAGGAGCGCCAGCCGCAGGGCCGCGCATTCCCGGCAGCCGGCAAGATGGCGTTCCGCGGCCAGGGCCCTTTGCGCGGAAAGTTCCCCCAGCACAAGGGACATAATTTCCCGTTTCATTTCAGCGCCGCAGTTCATATATCCTCCGATAAATATTCAAGAAGCAGGGCATGGGCGTTATGCAGCCTTGAACGCACCGTGCCCACGGGGATGCCGGTCACAGAGGCTATTTGATCGTATGACAGAACCTCCCACTCCCTGAGAAGCAGCACGGTTTTAAGTTTATCCGGCAGCTTTTCCACCGCCGCGCGTACCGCCGCCCCGCGTTCCCCCGCTTCCAGCCGCTCCAGAATTCCCGGAACGGCGTCCGGTATATTCTCAAATTCCTCATTGCCGAAAAGCAGTCCGACACTTTCGGTTTTTTTCGCCAGATAATGCCGAAAATAGGTCATGCCGACATTGCGCGCCAATGAAAAAAGCCAGGTGCTGAAAAGCGACTCTCTCCTGTAAGAGGCCGCGCTTTTCCAGACCGCGAGGAATACCTCCTGCGTCATATCAAGGGCCTCTTCGCGCGGCAGTGAAAAATGCCAGGACATGAAGCTTAACACCTTGTCCTTATAACGCTCTACCAGCTCCCCCAGCGCGGAGGCGTCGCCTGCGCCTGCGGCCTTTATAAGATCCTCGTCAGCTGCCGTCCCATTTATGAGTTTGTCGTCCAAGACATTTTCCATAAAGCGGTCTGCCCTCGTTAATTAGTAGCGCGGCGAAGCTGAAAAGTTCACTTTGTAATTATCGCTCTTGTGCGGGGCTGTGGTCGAGGTACCACACATAGTCGGCAAGGCCGGCATCCTGCGCTGGAAAGGCTGCGGGGCAGGCTGCGGCGTCCTGGGGGTAGAAAGAGGCCAGGCGCAGACCGGCGGTCCGGGATTTAAAGGATTCGGGGATGCCAGCGTTGTATATTACGTGGCCGGCTCCGGCTACGGCCAACGCGGCAAAGCCGGGGTTGGCGTTTACGAAGGCGGCCAGGCGGGCGCCCATGGTTTCGTTCCACGCGGACATGGCGGCCAGATAGTTTTCGAATTTAAACATATCAGCCATGTGGCCTTCAAAGGAGCTGCGGATATATTTTATGTAGGCTTCGTTGGTGGTTACCTTAAGGTCCGGGGGCAGGTACTGTTTGTCTTCGGGGGTAAGAGCTTCCAGGCCGACATGGGCTATGTTTGAGACTACTTTTTTGGGCAGGTTCAGGGCGAGGGCTTTCAGCCGGTTGGCGCGGATAAAGTCGAACAGCGGCTTATAAAGGTTGAAGTCGAACCCCCATTCCGTTTTCCAGTCGGCTTTCAGCAGAAAATCTTCTTCGGTAAGGCGGCCTGCGGCGTAGTCGTCCAGCACGGGCTGAAGGGTCATATTGAGCATTTCAAAGCCGACCACTATGCCGCCGCCGCGGGCGGCATACAGGGCTTTTAAAGCTTCAAGCTGGGCAAGGTGGTCCGCCATCTGGTCGTGGGTTTCTCCTACGAAGACGGCGTCGCTGTTCTGAATGAGGGTTTGGAAAGCGGCGGGGCCGCCGACGGGGGCGCCGGAGAGGGAGTTGAAGACGCAAAAGCCGGGGGCTGTCCGCGGCGAAGGGGCGGGGGGCGGGACCGCGGGCTCCGTGTTTTTCAGGTTTTCCATCAGGAGGTTGTAGTAGTTGTTCCGGTCAAAAGCGGGCTCTCTCAGCGTTTCAGGTATTCCGGCGCGGGCTGTTGCGGCGGCGGAGAGGAACAGAGCTATCGCTAGTTTTAACATCTATGTTGGCTCCTTTGCGCTCACGCTGACTAGAATCACGCAACGCCGCTTATATTAGTATATGGAATTATATGCGTGGCTGTATAGTGTTCAAGGCCCGTATTTGACCGGCTTTTCAGTTCCGGCTCTTTGGGCCGGAACTGCCCGGGGGGGGCGAATAATTATATAATTTGGGAATGATCAATCTTGCCGCCGTAAATTCAAAACTGCTTAAAGCACACTACGCCGTAAGGGGTAAAATAGTTGTCCGCGCCAATGAGCTGGAAGGGCGCGGGAAGAAGATAATTTACTGTAATATAGGCAATCCCCAGGCGCTGAAACAAAAGCCTCTCACGTTCGTGCGGCAGGTCCTCAGCCTGCTTGAGTATCCGGACATGATAGCCCTCCCCGAAACCGCGAAGATTTTCCCCGCCGACGCGATCAGGCGGGCAAAAATGATAATTGATAAAAATCCCGGCGGTACCGGGGCTTATACCCAGAGCGCGGGCATTCCGTTCATACGCAAAGCTGTCGCCGATTTTATCCATAAGCGCGACGGCATTCCCGTCGACATGAACCGGATACTTCTTACCGACGGCGCCAGCAAAGGCGTTCAGGCTGTGCTGACCATGCTGACGAACAGGGAGACGGACGGGTACATGATCCCCATCCCGCAGTATCCGCTCTACAGCGCGACTATCGAGCTGTACGGAGCGAAGCAGATAAACTATTTCCTCGATGAGAGCAACCACTGGCAGCTGAACGAGCATGAACTGAACAGGAGTTTTGACGAAGCTAAAAAGAACGGCATTAATCCCGTGGCGATCGTGGTAATAAATCCGGGCAACCCCACCGGCGCCGTGCTTTCCATGGAAAATATCGAGATGGTGGTCCGCTTCGCGAGAAAACACAAGCTTTCAATCCTTGCCGACGAAGTTTATCAGGAGAATATTTACGCGCCGGGGCTTAAGTTCTATTCGTTCGCCAAGGTGATGCATGATGAGGGCGAGACGGATGTGACGTTGTTCAGTTTTCATTCGGTTTCCAAGGGGTTCCTCGGCGAATGCGGGCACAGGGGCGGCTATCTTGAAGTCAGGAACATGCCCGACGACGTTTACGCGGAGATGATAAAATTGCAGTCTATCGGTCTGTGCGCCAATGTGGACGGGCAGATAGTCACTTACCTGATGGCGGCGCCGCCCGAAAAAGGCTCGGAGAGCTATGAGCTTTACGCGCGGGAGCGCGACGCTATACTCAGCGGCCTGAAGGAGAAGGCGGAGATACTCGGCCGCGGCTTAAATGAGATAGAGGGGATGGAAACTTATATTCCGCAGGGCGCGATGTACGCTTTTGTGAAGTTCGACCTCCCGCATCCGGAAGGCGTTGACCCGGCGAAGATGACGGAGGAGGAAAGGAGCAGCTATGAGACGGCAAGAGACTCGGAGTATTGCCTGAAACTGCTGGAAGAGACCGGGATCTGCGTGGTGCCGGGCTCGGGGTTCGGC
Encoded proteins:
- a CDS encoding zf-HC2 domain-containing protein, whose amino-acid sequence is MNCGAEMKREIMSLVLGELSAQRALAAERHLAGCRECAALRLALLEERSALAAAGAPLLSAGPAFAGAVVSAAVRGRVREKKMAFASALLAAGLAVFIIMAVPAHRVAVTAAGSAITPPLTDASYSVPDSGARASEFYYRLSGRDEFPPYEKAKNKEAL
- a CDS encoding sigma-70 family RNA polymerase sigma factor encodes the protein MENVLDDKLINGTAADEDLIKAAGAGDASALGELVERYKDKVLSFMSWHFSLPREEALDMTQEVFLAVWKSAASYRRESLFSTWLFSLARNVGMTYFRHYLAKKTESVGLLFGNEEFENIPDAVPGILERLEAGERGAAVRAAVEKLPDKLKTVLLLREWEVLSYDQIASVTGIPVGTVRSRLHNAHALLLEYLSEDI
- a CDS encoding ChaN family lipoprotein, yielding MLKLAIALFLSAAATARAGIPETLREPAFDRNNYYNLLMENLKNTEPAVPPPAPSPRTAPGFCVFNSLSGAPVGGPAAFQTLIQNSDAVFVGETHDQMADHLAQLEALKALYAARGGGIVVGFEMLNMTLQPVLDDYAAGRLTEEDFLLKADWKTEWGFDFNLYKPLFDFIRANRLKALALNLPKKVVSNIAHVGLEALTPEDKQYLPPDLKVTTNEAYIKYIRSSFEGHMADMFKFENYLAAMSAWNETMGARLAAFVNANPGFAALAVAGAGHVIYNAGIPESFKSRTAGLRLASFYPQDAAACPAAFPAQDAGLADYVWYLDHSPAQER
- a CDS encoding aminotransferase class I/II-fold pyridoxal phosphate-dependent enzyme: MINLAAVNSKLLKAHYAVRGKIVVRANELEGRGKKIIYCNIGNPQALKQKPLTFVRQVLSLLEYPDMIALPETAKIFPADAIRRAKMIIDKNPGGTGAYTQSAGIPFIRKAVADFIHKRDGIPVDMNRILLTDGASKGVQAVLTMLTNRETDGYMIPIPQYPLYSATIELYGAKQINYFLDESNHWQLNEHELNRSFDEAKKNGINPVAIVVINPGNPTGAVLSMENIEMVVRFARKHKLSILADEVYQENIYAPGLKFYSFAKVMHDEGETDVTLFSFHSVSKGFLGECGHRGGYLEVRNMPDDVYAEMIKLQSIGLCANVDGQIVTYLMAAPPEKGSESYELYARERDAILSGLKEKAEILGRGLNEIEGMETYIPQGAMYAFVKFDLPHPEGVDPAKMTEEERSSYETARDSEYCLKLLEETGICVVPGSGFGQRPGTLHFRTTFLPPKDDIRALVENMKKFHASYVARLKGK